Proteins from a single region of Seriola aureovittata isolate HTS-2021-v1 ecotype China chromosome 9, ASM2101889v1, whole genome shotgun sequence:
- the tardbpa gene encoding TAR DNA binding protein, like isoform X1, protein MSELYIRVAEDENEEPMEIPSEDDGTVLLSSVAAQFPGACGLRYRNPESQCMRGVRLVEGVLHAPENDWGNLVYVVNYPKDNKRKMDEIDAASAVKVKRGFQKTSDLIVLGLPWKTTEQDLKDYFSTFGEVIMVQVKRDAKTGNSKGFGFVRFTDYETQTKVIAQRHMIDGRWCDCKLPNSKACPDEPMRSRKIFVGRCTEDMTTDDLRQYFMQYGEVTDVFIPKPFRAFAFVTFADDQVAQALCGEDLIIKGVSVHISNAEPKHNNSRQMMDRGRFGAGGFSQGYGSNRGGLGSGSSGVNFGALGLNPAMVAAAQAALQSSWGMMGMLANQQGLTTTAGTATTTRDQTYSSASTSYSSPSSASLGWAAGTNTASNSGFSSGFGTSMESKSSSWGM, encoded by the exons ATGTCGGAGCTGTACATCCGTGTAGCTGAGGATGAAAACGAGGAGCCCATGGAGATCCCCTCGGAGGACGATGGGACTGTTTTGCTGTCGTCGGTAGCAGCACAGTTTCCAGGGGCGTGTGGTCTGCGGTACAGGAACCCGGAGTCCCAGTGCATGAGGGGAGTCCGGCTTGTGGAAGGTGTCCTGCATGCACCGGAGAACGACTGGGGAAATCTGGTTTACGTCGTCAATTATCCCAAAG ATAACAAAAGGAAGATGGATGAAATAGATGCTGCCTCAGCTGTGAAAGTCAAGAGGGGCTTTCAGAAGACATCAGATCTCATTGTCCTCGGGCTGCCATGGAAAACAACGGAACAAGACCTGAAAGATTATTTCAGTACTTTTGGGGAGGTCATCATGGTGCAG gtcaagaGAGACGCAAAAACTGGCAACTCAAAAGGTTTTGGGTTTGTCCGGTTCACTGACTATGAGACGCAAACCAAAGTCATTGCTCAGAGACACATGATTGATGGAAGATGGTGTGATTGCAAACTTCCAAACTCAAAG GCGTGTCCTGATGAGCCAATGCGGAGCCGTAAAATCTTTGTTGGCCGTTGTACAGAGGACATGACAACTGATGACCTGAGGCAGTACTTCATGCAGTATGGTGAAGTCACTGATGTCTTCATCCCCAAACCTTTCCGGGCTTTTGCATTTGTCACATTTGCAGATGACCAG GTTGCCCAAGCCCTATGTGGAGAGGACTTGATCATCAAGGGTGTCAGCGTGCACATCTCCAATGCAGAGCCCAAACACAATAATAGTAGGCAAATGATGGATCGTGGGCGGTTTGGGGCTGGTGGGTTCAGTCAGGGCTATGGCAGTAATCGTGGTGGGCTAGGCAGTGGTAGCAGTGGGGTTAACTTTGGGGCTCTCGGTCTTAACCCGGCAATGGTGGCTGCTGCCCAGGCAGCTCTGCAGAGCAGTTGGGGAATGATGGGCATGCTGGCTAACCAGCAGGGTCTGACCACAACGGCAGGCACAGCCACTACAACCCGAGACCAGACGTATAGCTCTGCCAGCACCAGTTACAGCAGCCCTAGCTCAGCTAGCCTCGGCTGGGCTGCAGGCACTAACACCGCCTCAAACAGTGGCTTCAGCTCTGGCTTTGGCACATCTATGGAGTCTAAGTCTTCTAGTTGGGGAATGTAG
- the tardbpa gene encoding TAR DNA binding protein, like isoform X2 produces MSELYIRVAEDENEEPMEIPSEDDGTVLLSSVAAQFPGACGLRYRNPESQCMRGVRLVEGVLHAPENDWGNLVYVVNYPKDNKRKMDEIDAASAVKVKRGFQKTSDLIVLGLPWKTTEQDLKDYFSTFGEVIMVQVKRDAKTGNSKGFGFVRFTDYETQTKVIAQRHMIDGRWCDCKLPNSKACPDEPMRSRKIFVGRCTEDMTTDDLRQYFMQYGEVTDVFIPKPFRAFAFVTFADDQVAQALCGEDLIIKGVSVHISNAEPKHNNSRQMMDRGRFGAVHQLFPNFPGGSASLAAMFDRSQYQFPSSHV; encoded by the exons ATGTCGGAGCTGTACATCCGTGTAGCTGAGGATGAAAACGAGGAGCCCATGGAGATCCCCTCGGAGGACGATGGGACTGTTTTGCTGTCGTCGGTAGCAGCACAGTTTCCAGGGGCGTGTGGTCTGCGGTACAGGAACCCGGAGTCCCAGTGCATGAGGGGAGTCCGGCTTGTGGAAGGTGTCCTGCATGCACCGGAGAACGACTGGGGAAATCTGGTTTACGTCGTCAATTATCCCAAAG ATAACAAAAGGAAGATGGATGAAATAGATGCTGCCTCAGCTGTGAAAGTCAAGAGGGGCTTTCAGAAGACATCAGATCTCATTGTCCTCGGGCTGCCATGGAAAACAACGGAACAAGACCTGAAAGATTATTTCAGTACTTTTGGGGAGGTCATCATGGTGCAG gtcaagaGAGACGCAAAAACTGGCAACTCAAAAGGTTTTGGGTTTGTCCGGTTCACTGACTATGAGACGCAAACCAAAGTCATTGCTCAGAGACACATGATTGATGGAAGATGGTGTGATTGCAAACTTCCAAACTCAAAG GCGTGTCCTGATGAGCCAATGCGGAGCCGTAAAATCTTTGTTGGCCGTTGTACAGAGGACATGACAACTGATGACCTGAGGCAGTACTTCATGCAGTATGGTGAAGTCACTGATGTCTTCATCCCCAAACCTTTCCGGGCTTTTGCATTTGTCACATTTGCAGATGACCAG GTTGCCCAAGCCCTATGTGGAGAGGACTTGATCATCAAGGGTGTCAGCGTGCACATCTCCAATGCAGAGCCCAAACACAATAATAGTAGGCAAATGATGGATCGTGGGCGGTTTGGGGCTG TTCACCAACTCTTTCCCAATTTCCCGGGAGGAAGCGCCTCATTGGCAGCAATGTTCGACAGATCTCAGTATCAGTTCCCCTCTTCCCATGTGTAA
- the LOC130174706 gene encoding uncharacterized protein LOC130174706: protein MLALGWFVGSLVTKGARRLVEHYFPPEETEAAPPASPTDKPGSITAAGPQAATVCHKVCRFSNVHNNCWMNASLQAVLNMRVVQETLAHRPPEYLTRLSTTPQFAGLFLTALNNPGRVFTTAEIYEVLAELSDRVPTLRLAQYNDILDLLEHFLRWLNQCGVRTTAEINEPSTCEQCTFAPRRCTATSIYFLPPMGKNDTILSLLMRDMNAPTQCPMCGSEVRIEKARTCPDFLTLYLSRTADDGSILREPVTPSELIEIPMDENTAQIYRLSSVICHRGINTDRGHFWSYLLKDDVTIRADDCQISVLPGGRPYDVHESGLIYFYEKCTLPSD from the coding sequence atgcTGGCCCTGGGTTGGTTTGTGGGCTCTTTAGTCACTAAAGGTGCCAGGAGACTCGTCGAGCATTACTTTCCACCGGAAGAGACAGAGGCAGCCCCCCCTGCCAGTCCCACAGATAAGCCGGGTTCAATAACAGCAGCTGGGCCACAGGCTGCAACTGTTTGTCACAAAGTCTGCAGGTTTTCCAATGTGCATAATAACTGCTGGATGAATGCTTCATTACAGGCTGTACTGAACATGAGGGTCGTGCAGGAGACACTAGCGCACCGCCCCCCCGAGTATTTGACACGACTGTCTACAACTCCACAATTTGCTGGTCTGTTTTTAACAGCCCTCAATAACCCAGGGAGGGTTTTCACTACAGCAGAAATCTACGAGGTTCTGGCAGAGCTGAGCGACAGAGTGCCGACACTGAGACTGGCGCAATACAATGATATACTTGATTTATTGGAGCACTTCTTGCGCTGGCTCAATCAATGTGGAGTGAGAACGACCGCTGAGATAAATGAACCAAGCACGTGTGAGCAATGTACATTTGCCCCACGGAGATGCACAGCCAcgagtatttattttttaccaccGATGggtaaaaatgacacaattttATCGCTTTTGATGCGTGATATGAACGCTCCGACGCAATGCCCGATGTGCGGCTCTGAAGTACGGATAGAAAAGGCCCGGACCTGCCCTGACTTTTTAACTCTGTATTTGTCTCGAACAGCTGATGACGGGTCGATCCTGAGGGAGCCCGTGACTCCATCAGAATTAATAGAAATCCCAATGGATGAAAACACGGCACAGATATACAGACTGTCCTCTGTCATTTGTCACAGAGGTATCAACACAGACCGCGGCCACTTCTGGTCATATTTGTTAAAAGATGACGTCACTATCCGAGCTGATGATTGTCAAATATCAGTCTTACCAGGAGGAAGACCGTATGACGTACACGAGAGTGGCTTAATTTACTTCTATGAAAAGTGCACATTACCTAGTGATTAA